A region of Tissierellales bacterium DNA encodes the following proteins:
- the rsfS gene encoding ribosome silencing factor: MQEMLELAVKAADKKLAFDMNAIDLQGMSSLADYFVIVSGNTDRQVMAIAEEVEHQLEKSGHFVIGKEGHREGDWVLLDYGDLVVHVFQKEARSFYGLDELWKEATKIDIEDLIEVQ; encoded by the coding sequence ATGCAGGAAATGTTAGAATTGGCAGTAAAAGCTGCTGACAAAAAATTAGCATTTGACATGAATGCCATAGATTTACAAGGAATGAGCAGCTTGGCAGATTATTTTGTAATTGTAAGTGGAAATACTGATAGACAAGTTATGGCAATTGCAGAAGAAGTGGAACATCAATTAGAAAAATCAGGGCACTTTGTTATAGGAAAAGAGGGTCATAGAGAGGGAGATTGGGTATTATTAGATTATGGTGATTTAGTAGTACATGTATTCCAAAAAGAAGCAAGATCTTTTTATGGTCTAGATGAGCTTTGGAAAGAAGCAACTAAGATAGATATTGAAGATTTGATAGAAGTACAATAG
- the yqeK gene encoding bis(5'-nucleosyl)-tetraphosphatase (symmetrical) YqeK, translated as MNSIEKWQKEMLLNLIGNKRYKHTISVVETVEELSNYYNFNLKKAKIAAWLHDLGKIKPREKYMEYLEKYNIELDQYEIQSAELAHGKLSAAMASVEFDIHDEEILEAIRVHTTGKIDMSMIDKIVFLADYIEPSREHEACAKARKLAFEGKLEDSLIMAMDETIKFVIERRQLLHIDTIKARNQLIVKGGSN; from the coding sequence GTGAATTCCATAGAAAAATGGCAAAAGGAAATGTTACTTAATTTAATTGGGAATAAGAGATATAAACATACAATTTCTGTTGTAGAGACAGTTGAGGAACTTTCGAATTATTATAATTTTAATCTGAAAAAAGCTAAGATAGCAGCATGGCTACATGATTTGGGTAAAATAAAACCAAGAGAAAAATACATGGAGTATCTAGAAAAATATAATATTGAATTGGATCAATACGAGATTCAATCTGCAGAGTTGGCACATGGAAAGCTAAGTGCAGCTATGGCTAGCGTAGAATTTGATATCCATGATGAAGAAATATTAGAAGCCATAAGAGTTCATACTACGGGAAAAATAGACATGAGTATGATTGACAAGATAGTTTTTTTAGCTGACTATATAGAGCCATCTAGAGAACATGAAGCTTGTGCTAAAGCTAGAAAACTAGCATTCGAAGGAAAGCTAGAGGATAGTTTGATTATGGCGATGGATGAAACTATTAAATTTGTAATAGAGAGAAGACAATTGTTACACATAGATACTATAAAAGCGCGTAATCAATTGATTGTAAAAGGAGGAAGTAATTAA
- the nadD gene encoding nicotinate-nucleotide adenylyltransferase, which produces MQKIGIMGGTFNPIHFGHLFIAEEVKDVYDLDEILFIPTGTPPHKSNANILDGKIRYQLAKLAVQTTDYFSVSSIEVDRTGYSYSIDTLKSLHEDRPDVKWYFILGADAFLYLEKWKRIEEVHNYCEFIVVARPGYNQNELVCAKDKLNKNYSIESHLINIEGINISSTIIRKRCNKNRSIKYLLPESVREYILKNSYYGDE; this is translated from the coding sequence ATGCAAAAGATAGGTATTATGGGGGGGACGTTCAATCCGATTCACTTTGGACATTTATTTATAGCTGAAGAAGTGAAAGACGTCTATGATCTTGATGAAATACTATTCATACCTACTGGAACACCTCCTCATAAATCAAATGCGAATATACTAGATGGAAAGATCCGTTACCAATTAGCGAAGTTAGCAGTTCAAACAACAGACTATTTTAGTGTAAGCTCGATAGAAGTTGATAGAACTGGTTATTCATACTCCATAGATACATTAAAGTCACTACATGAAGATAGACCGGATGTAAAATGGTATTTTATTTTGGGAGCGGATGCTTTTTTATATTTAGAAAAGTGGAAAAGAATTGAAGAGGTTCACAATTATTGCGAATTTATAGTGGTTGCAAGACCAGGTTACAATCAGAATGAACTAGTTTGCGCTAAGGACAAATTAAATAAGAACTATTCTATAGAATCTCATTTAATAAATATTGAGGGCATAAATATATCATCTACGATTATTAGGAAGCGCTGTAATAAAAATAGATCGATTAAATACTTATTGCCTGAATCAGTTAGAGAGTATATATTAAAAAATTCTTATTATGGAGATGAATGA
- the yhbY gene encoding ribosome assembly RNA-binding protein YhbY produces MLTGKQRSYLRKLAHNIDPIFQIGKNGITDPFLQQIRDALEARELIKVKVLDSSFLSAKQACEEVADRTNSEFVQSIGNKFVLYKESREKKTIDLPKK; encoded by the coding sequence ATGTTAACTGGAAAACAAAGAAGCTATTTGAGAAAATTAGCTCACAATATTGATCCTATCTTCCAAATTGGTAAAAATGGGATTACAGATCCTTTTTTGCAACAAATTAGAGATGCATTAGAGGCAAGAGAACTTATAAAAGTAAAGGTTTTAGATAGTAGCTTTTTGAGTGCAAAACAAGCATGCGAAGAGGTTGCGGATAGAACAAATAGTGAGTTTGTACAGAGTATAGGAAATAAATTTGTTTTGTATAAAGAATCACGTGAGAAAAAAACTATAGACTTACCTAAAAAATAA